One region of Paucibacter aquatile genomic DNA includes:
- a CDS encoding OmpA family protein — MLGMQAVARRRARDEGEKPFWISFSDLMSALMVLFLVTMSVALLAVTKKVSDAEREERERTEAIEKLMGEVQAVVNRKEFEGVRIVGNTIDFGPRGKFEREGQNTLSPPQREVIRNFTPTLLAKLRSTDAGRLWFKRAVVEGYASQTGSYLFNLNLSLERSQRVLCELLRESPTMTDSLSEQDRKLIATKFFVGGASFNSLRADDEASRRIEFKLEFKTRQERKDEEKNPPPTVDDARLTRALSVNNQCQIQDRLGR; from the coding sequence ATGTTAGGCATGCAAGCTGTTGCGCGCCGGCGCGCGCGCGACGAGGGTGAGAAGCCGTTCTGGATATCGTTCTCGGATCTGATGTCCGCGCTGATGGTGCTTTTCCTGGTGACCATGAGCGTGGCCCTGCTGGCGGTGACCAAGAAGGTGTCAGATGCCGAGCGGGAAGAGCGTGAGCGCACGGAGGCCATCGAGAAGCTGATGGGTGAGGTGCAAGCAGTGGTGAATCGCAAGGAGTTTGAGGGCGTCCGCATCGTTGGCAACACCATCGACTTCGGGCCACGGGGCAAGTTCGAACGCGAGGGGCAGAACACCCTGTCTCCTCCGCAGCGCGAGGTGATCCGCAACTTCACCCCCACGCTGTTGGCCAAGCTCCGGAGCACGGACGCAGGCCGCCTGTGGTTCAAACGCGCGGTGGTGGAGGGGTATGCCAGCCAGACGGGCTCGTACTTGTTCAATCTCAATTTGAGCCTGGAGCGCAGCCAGCGTGTGCTGTGCGAGTTGCTTCGGGAATCGCCGACGATGACGGATTCGCTTTCGGAGCAGGACCGCAAGCTCATCGCCACCAAGTTCTTCGTCGGTGGCGCTTCTTTCAATTCGCTGCGTGCAGACGACGAAGCGAGCCGGCGTATCGAGTTCAAGCTGGAATTCAAGACCCGGCAAGAGCGCAAGGACGAAGAGAAGAACCCACCGCCCACGGTGGATGACGCTCGATTGACCCGTGCCCTGAGTGTGAACAACCAATGTCAAATTCAAGATCGCTTGGGGCGCTGA
- a CDS encoding ASCH domain-containing protein — protein sequence MALIDRGLVIDTPYIDRILSGIKTWEMRSTATKIRGRIALIRKGSGTVIGTAELVDCLGPFTDAQMMANQEKHRIELERIRSGQVAKWRYAWVVRDAHLLPAPVLYVHRPGAVIWVTLDDKVQQTLGER from the coding sequence GTGGCATTGATTGATCGTGGGCTGGTAATCGATACCCCCTACATTGACCGGATTCTTTCAGGCATCAAGACGTGGGAGATGCGCAGTACAGCAACGAAGATTCGCGGCCGCATCGCACTAATCCGCAAGGGTTCCGGAACGGTGATTGGTACGGCGGAGTTGGTGGACTGCCTTGGCCCCTTCACTGATGCACAGATGATGGCGAACCAGGAAAAGCATCGGATTGAGTTGGAACGCATCCGTTCTGGGCAAGTTGCAAAGTGGCGCTATGCATGGGTCGTGAGAGACGCCCACCTCCTTCCTGCGCCAGTGCTGTACGTGCATCGACCGGGCGCAGTGATTTGGGTCACGCTTGATGACAAGGTTCAACAGACACTTGGGGAGAGGTAA
- a CDS encoding DEAD/DEAH box helicase, whose translation MFGRIFGRAPADPQDKRIPPAVQFDAIGIRYRSPAATTAHWLAMPYEFPSAADLGARLQQVFLEGLGERAETEFVLPWADVYALLKHPELAGFRGGLSIPPESQARPKLTSRGALMDANFAVLLDAWVDAQGRPLQPAPRLEGKVLVSGTSVQLVSEQTGQLLDELTRFHAVPEADRSLVFKEQAFGRMRKLAKDLGAPVSDYVERTIVLTPERLRLEMETRSEGDAGVVEVVPSFETAPAQWLHQFDRLPLQDSYDVPDGPAMVRVILTPEVKEVLAEIKRMPGRRVAGPRAQAFVRNPFAVLGEHAEQVIDQRQFELARDDAGIQFNRFTPFAERGDRGQVLRVGLQVETLGELGIPSEPIWLMTPDSLAAFMTRLERALQDDAPCFSFQRHEFEVLGDTPDHLVQLQGWWREWARPALWTADEVLDLSNYSTRIEDIGVEKPFVTPVIARDDGGQGWFDGNVAAGVRIDNGPDTAPTILPIPFEDIPALKDVVSVAEASGQAQVRLPGLQVPVSTVDARRAVEALAKAAQDIQRKEFTPERAGRVETPKKRLILKRNLDELDYDETRAASLFAPEGLEPDLPSGLRPEFPLKQHQRAGVAWLQHLWRASPSRCRGTVLADDMGLGKTLQLLTFLASCFEADPNLPPALIVAPVALLDNWRNELDRFFVPGTMPLLTLYGDVLRQLRVGRHEVDAELKQHGVTRLLKKNWVGGAKLVLTTYETMRDLEFALASQQWSVMICDEAQKIKNPAAMVTRSAKKQKVRFRIACTGTPVENTLADLWCLFDFVQPGLLGALNHFSKNYRQPIEAKTEEQLAKVEELRAVIQPQILHRKKTDVAKDLPVPVEDVSCKELPMSPYQLGLYGAALAILREQRSTNPSAQLQALQAIRKICSDPHGHAEPDTRSIPVGRLVSESPKMGWLINRLKQLAADPAGNHKVIVFCEFRELQLLLQRVIAAYFGFAPSIVNGDTSADPRATENRQQLIDSFQSKPGFNVIVLSPLAVGFGVNIQAANHVIHFTRTWNPAKEDQATARAYRIGQKRVVSVCYPGVVGKDFPSFDVRLDALLAKKRELASDMLNGCGDLTAADFADFG comes from the coding sequence ATGTTCGGGCGAATTTTCGGTCGCGCTCCCGCCGACCCTCAAGACAAAAGAATTCCACCTGCTGTTCAATTTGATGCCATCGGCATTCGCTACCGTTCGCCCGCCGCGACGACCGCGCATTGGTTGGCCATGCCCTACGAGTTCCCGTCGGCTGCTGACCTGGGCGCCCGGCTGCAACAGGTGTTTCTCGAAGGTTTGGGTGAGCGTGCAGAGACTGAATTCGTTCTTCCCTGGGCGGATGTTTATGCGCTGCTGAAGCACCCGGAGCTCGCTGGGTTCAGGGGCGGACTGTCAATCCCGCCGGAATCTCAAGCGCGCCCGAAGCTGACCAGCCGTGGCGCACTCATGGACGCCAACTTTGCTGTGCTGCTGGACGCTTGGGTCGATGCTCAAGGGCGCCCTCTGCAGCCTGCGCCTCGTCTGGAAGGCAAGGTGCTTGTGAGTGGAACCTCTGTTCAGCTGGTGTCTGAGCAGACTGGGCAGTTGCTGGATGAGCTGACCCGATTTCACGCGGTGCCGGAAGCTGACCGCAGTCTGGTGTTCAAGGAGCAAGCTTTCGGCCGCATGCGCAAGCTGGCCAAGGACTTGGGCGCGCCGGTCTCGGATTACGTGGAGCGCACCATCGTCCTGACGCCCGAGCGGCTGCGCTTGGAGATGGAGACCCGAAGTGAGGGCGACGCAGGCGTGGTGGAGGTGGTTCCAAGTTTCGAGACGGCCCCTGCCCAATGGCTGCATCAGTTCGACCGCTTGCCGCTGCAGGACAGCTATGACGTGCCCGACGGCCCGGCGATGGTGCGTGTGATTTTGACGCCCGAGGTCAAGGAGGTGCTTGCTGAAATCAAGCGCATGCCGGGCCGGCGTGTCGCTGGCCCGCGCGCGCAGGCTTTTGTGCGAAACCCGTTTGCAGTGCTGGGCGAGCATGCGGAGCAGGTGATTGATCAGCGGCAGTTCGAGCTGGCGCGTGATGATGCGGGCATTCAGTTCAATCGCTTCACGCCATTCGCGGAGCGAGGAGATCGTGGACAGGTTCTACGTGTTGGGCTGCAGGTCGAAACGTTAGGGGAGTTGGGCATTCCCTCGGAGCCCATTTGGCTCATGACGCCGGACTCACTGGCGGCCTTTATGACGCGTTTGGAGCGCGCGCTGCAAGACGATGCGCCTTGTTTCTCGTTCCAGCGGCATGAATTCGAGGTGCTGGGCGATACGCCCGACCACTTGGTCCAGCTACAGGGCTGGTGGAGGGAGTGGGCCCGGCCCGCCCTTTGGACCGCCGACGAAGTACTGGACCTGAGCAACTACTCAACGCGAATTGAGGACATCGGCGTCGAGAAGCCCTTCGTGACGCCCGTGATCGCTCGTGACGATGGGGGGCAGGGCTGGTTTGACGGCAATGTGGCCGCGGGCGTTCGGATTGACAACGGACCCGACACAGCGCCCACGATCTTGCCCATTCCGTTTGAGGACATTCCGGCGCTGAAGGATGTGGTGAGTGTTGCTGAGGCCAGTGGGCAGGCTCAGGTCCGTCTGCCAGGCTTGCAGGTCCCGGTGTCCACCGTGGATGCCCGCAGGGCGGTAGAGGCACTGGCGAAAGCGGCCCAGGACATTCAGCGCAAGGAGTTCACCCCAGAGCGCGCTGGGCGTGTGGAAACGCCCAAGAAGCGCTTGATCCTGAAGCGAAACCTGGACGAGCTGGATTACGACGAAACGCGCGCTGCGTCCCTGTTCGCCCCAGAAGGGCTTGAGCCTGATTTGCCCAGCGGCTTGCGCCCCGAGTTCCCCTTGAAGCAGCATCAGCGGGCAGGGGTGGCGTGGCTGCAGCACTTGTGGCGTGCGTCTCCCAGCCGTTGCCGCGGGACAGTTCTGGCCGACGATATGGGCCTGGGCAAGACCTTGCAACTGCTGACGTTCCTGGCCTCGTGTTTTGAGGCGGATCCGAACCTGCCTCCCGCCTTGATCGTCGCGCCTGTGGCACTTTTGGACAACTGGCGCAATGAGCTCGATCGCTTCTTCGTGCCGGGCACGATGCCCTTGCTGACCCTGTACGGCGATGTGCTTCGACAGCTGCGGGTGGGCCGGCATGAAGTGGATGCCGAGCTGAAGCAACACGGTGTGACGCGCTTGCTCAAGAAAAACTGGGTGGGCGGTGCGAAGCTGGTGTTGACCACCTACGAAACCATGCGTGACTTGGAGTTCGCGTTGGCGAGCCAACAGTGGTCGGTCATGATTTGCGACGAAGCGCAGAAGATCAAGAACCCTGCGGCCATGGTCACACGCTCAGCCAAGAAGCAGAAGGTGCGGTTTCGCATTGCATGCACCGGCACGCCGGTTGAGAACACCCTGGCGGACTTGTGGTGCTTGTTCGACTTTGTGCAGCCAGGGTTGCTGGGGGCGCTCAACCACTTTTCGAAAAACTATCGTCAGCCGATCGAGGCAAAGACGGAAGAACAGCTGGCCAAGGTGGAGGAGCTGCGTGCCGTGATCCAGCCACAGATCTTGCACCGCAAGAAGACCGACGTGGCGAAGGACTTGCCTGTGCCGGTGGAAGACGTCAGTTGCAAGGAGCTGCCCATGTCGCCCTATCAGTTGGGCCTGTATGGCGCGGCGTTGGCGATCTTGAGGGAGCAGCGAAGCACCAATCCATCGGCGCAGTTACAAGCGCTTCAAGCGATTCGAAAGATCTGCTCCGACCCGCATGGGCACGCAGAACCCGATACCCGCTCGATTCCAGTTGGGCGCCTGGTGAGCGAGTCGCCCAAGATGGGGTGGCTCATCAACCGGCTCAAGCAGCTCGCTGCTGACCCGGCGGGTAACCACAAAGTCATTGTGTTCTGTGAGTTCCGGGAATTGCAGTTGTTGCTGCAGCGGGTCATTGCTGCGTACTTCGGATTCGCACCCAGCATCGTGAACGGAGACACGTCAGCCGATCCGCGGGCGACTGAAAACCGGCAGCAGCTGATCGATTCGTTCCAGAGCAAGCCCGGCTTCAATGTAATCGTGCTTTCGCCACTCGCCGTGGGCTTCGGAGTGAACATCCAGGCTGCGAACCACGTCATCCACTTCACCCGTACTTGGAACCCGGCCAAGGAGGATCAGGCCACGGCGCGCGCTTACCGCATCGGTCAGAAGCGTGTGGTCTCGGTCTGTTACCCGGGCGTTGTTGGGAAGGACTTCCCTAGCTTCGATGTCAGGCTGGACGCATTGTTAGCCAAAAAGCGCGAGCTGGCTTCAGACATGCTGAACGGGTGCGGAGACTTGACCGCGGCGGATTTCGCTGACTTCGGCTGA
- a CDS encoding EH signature domain-containing protein, with amino-acid sequence MDPRLVFHAPVWGDPQVMSRALRDIRKDLVGAADAKPSADVMQAALARFYESQTLNNFTELKYVCYGVTVPIGKHQVRLIDRRPLFSQVLSAVEELEAQPKQFRRCYQGLLSAYFGFSDSSSGEEEDAGPGNWRRLRGFLGTKFDGVRKGARQRGEPPAWLELLGQHRNLLGEDPCAPYAGALANGDTSGLRAVCEGLGIPSSSWVWDDALMAYVRLVCSGSDTAYKRGLPGVLDLVNDRIELRLPQRLATRATALTVARYSKCEDKPEHGGLRDTALEKVGNPWLARSAWDAEVRDEAARHMVEGWLKRRLITDFFELLAQDGGADLRRLKYWLKWEPKITDMWFILGADARRNPSPEFKALRSRMAGRDRVLTDSNVLNNAFVMCIGPLLVIEFGVTGNACYVFATNDFRTDLDQRQFSLNMLKQRVGATRLSHIGPWESKFDAELGNILKSMPASKSRLYVGPAPAEQAPSSTWPAAQQLRSSNQSVAQSAGSKVPDHELVPDSSGKKLSTFDAMQITSYCRTVGIAHQDLRDKGGSFWVLMRDPSLFKSFAAKLEAQGFRYAEGKGYWLKG; translated from the coding sequence ATGGATCCGCGCCTGGTGTTCCACGCGCCGGTGTGGGGCGACCCGCAGGTCATGAGCCGCGCATTGCGAGACATTCGCAAGGACCTGGTGGGGGCGGCCGATGCCAAACCCAGTGCTGACGTCATGCAGGCTGCGCTCGCGCGGTTTTATGAGTCGCAGACTTTGAATAACTTCACCGAACTGAAGTACGTCTGCTACGGCGTGACGGTTCCGATCGGCAAGCATCAGGTGCGCCTGATTGACCGGCGACCCTTGTTCAGTCAGGTCCTGTCGGCGGTTGAAGAGCTTGAGGCGCAGCCCAAGCAGTTCCGGCGCTGCTACCAGGGCTTGCTGAGCGCGTACTTTGGTTTCTCGGACAGCAGCAGCGGTGAGGAAGAGGATGCCGGCCCAGGCAACTGGCGCCGTTTGCGCGGATTCCTGGGTACCAAGTTCGACGGCGTGCGCAAGGGCGCCCGCCAGCGCGGAGAACCGCCCGCGTGGCTGGAGCTGCTGGGGCAGCATCGCAACCTCCTGGGCGAGGACCCCTGCGCCCCGTATGCGGGTGCGCTGGCCAACGGCGACACCAGCGGCCTGCGCGCTGTCTGCGAGGGTTTGGGCATCCCAAGCAGTTCCTGGGTCTGGGACGATGCACTGATGGCTTATGTGCGCCTGGTGTGCTCGGGCTCAGATACGGCTTACAAGCGAGGCTTGCCGGGCGTTCTGGATCTTGTGAACGACCGCATTGAGTTGCGCCTGCCCCAACGTTTGGCGACCCGGGCAACCGCGCTGACGGTGGCCCGCTACTCCAAATGTGAGGACAAGCCCGAGCATGGCGGACTGCGCGATACGGCGCTGGAAAAGGTGGGGAACCCCTGGTTGGCGCGGTCGGCGTGGGATGCCGAAGTACGGGATGAAGCAGCTCGCCATATGGTTGAGGGCTGGCTCAAGCGCCGGCTGATCACTGACTTCTTCGAATTGCTTGCGCAGGACGGTGGCGCCGACCTGCGTCGTTTGAAGTACTGGCTCAAATGGGAGCCCAAGATCACCGACATGTGGTTCATCTTGGGCGCAGATGCCCGACGCAATCCCAGTCCGGAGTTCAAGGCTTTGCGCAGCCGGATGGCTGGGCGCGACCGGGTCTTGACGGACTCCAACGTTTTGAACAACGCGTTCGTGATGTGCATCGGACCGTTGCTGGTGATCGAGTTCGGTGTGACCGGCAACGCCTGCTACGTGTTTGCCACCAATGACTTCAGAACAGACCTGGATCAGCGGCAGTTCAGTTTGAACATGCTGAAACAGCGCGTTGGAGCGACTCGACTGTCACATATTGGTCCCTGGGAATCGAAGTTTGATGCGGAACTTGGCAATATTCTGAAATCCATGCCAGCGTCAAAAAGCCGGCTCTATGTCGGACCAGCCCCGGCAGAGCAAGCGCCTAGCTCGACATGGCCGGCCGCACAGCAACTGCGGTCGTCGAATCAGTCTGTTGCTCAATCAGCGGGGTCAAAAGTCCCCGACCATGAGTTGGTTCCCGATAGCTCGGGCAAGAAGCTCAGCACTTTCGACGCCATGCAGATCACCTCGTACTGCCGAACCGTGGGCATCGCGCACCAGGACTTGCGCGACAAGGGCGGTAGTTTTTGGGTGCTGATGCGAGACCCAAGTTTGTTCAAGAGCTTTGCCGCCAAGCTGGAAGCCCAAGGGTTTCGCTACGCTGAAGGCAAGGGTTACTGGTTGAAAGGCTGA
- a CDS encoding restriction endonuclease subunit S, translating to MSHLGLPAGWAVKNLGDLVEFKYGKALPDKVRSGAGFPVFGSNGEVGKHEVPLTNGPTIVVGRKGSVGQVHYCPGACSPIDTTYYVDEVPGRQFGFWRYQLRSLGLESLNRSTAIPGLNRTDAYSIRVNLPPLAEQVRIADKLDTVLARVDAVTDRLARVAPLLKRFRQSVLAAATSGRLTEEWRDINKPTKLLAEVQLGTITQERLCRMKKAKNAAERTRTEEFDVPQSWLWTSLDALTAKIVDGTHHTPTYVSEGVPFVSVKDIRDGVIDFSNTKFITEEEHCELSKRCPVEQGDLLITKSGTIGRTAIVKTNSPFSLFVSVALLKPASREVNMRFIDLALQDWIGRIDVSSRIVGSTIKNLHLVDMKVLGIPFPSLDEQAEIVRRVELLVAFADRLEARLQTAQTAAQRLTPALLAKAFRGELVPQDPNDEPAAELLKRLAAARDSQAAKPAKRGRSAVKT from the coding sequence ATGAGTCACCTTGGACTTCCGGCTGGGTGGGCAGTGAAGAACCTCGGCGACTTGGTAGAGTTTAAGTACGGTAAGGCGCTTCCGGATAAGGTCCGGTCGGGCGCAGGGTTCCCGGTTTTCGGTTCAAACGGTGAGGTTGGTAAGCACGAAGTGCCCTTGACAAACGGGCCGACCATCGTAGTCGGACGCAAAGGAAGCGTAGGCCAAGTCCACTATTGCCCCGGAGCTTGCAGCCCGATCGATACCACCTACTACGTCGACGAAGTCCCGGGTCGTCAGTTCGGATTTTGGCGATACCAACTCCGCTCACTTGGTCTGGAAAGCCTGAATAGGTCTACCGCCATACCTGGATTGAATCGGACCGATGCTTACTCAATCAGAGTAAATCTGCCGCCCCTAGCCGAACAAGTCCGCATCGCCGACAAACTCGACACCGTGCTGGCCCGCGTGGACGCGGTGACCGACCGCCTCGCCCGCGTCGCCCCCTTGCTCAAGCGCTTCCGGCAATCGGTTTTGGCGGCGGCGACGTCGGGGCGGCTGACGGAGGAGTGGCGTGACATTAACAAGCCAACGAAACTGCTGGCTGAGGTTCAACTGGGCACCATCACACAGGAGCGTCTTTGTCGAATGAAGAAGGCGAAGAATGCAGCAGAGCGTACGAGAACCGAGGAGTTCGATGTCCCTCAAAGCTGGCTCTGGACCTCCTTGGATGCGCTGACAGCAAAGATAGTTGATGGAACTCACCACACGCCCACTTACGTTAGTGAGGGCGTTCCATTTGTGTCGGTCAAGGACATCCGCGACGGAGTCATTGATTTTTCAAATACGAAGTTCATCACAGAAGAAGAGCATTGCGAACTGAGCAAACGATGCCCTGTTGAACAAGGCGACTTGCTCATCACGAAGAGCGGGACGATTGGCCGCACTGCGATTGTCAAAACTAACTCCCCGTTTTCGCTATTCGTTAGCGTCGCATTGTTGAAACCAGCATCGCGTGAAGTGAACATGCGGTTCATAGACCTTGCCCTCCAAGACTGGATAGGACGCATTGACGTTTCAAGTCGGATCGTAGGGTCCACGATCAAGAACCTGCACTTGGTTGATATGAAAGTGCTGGGAATTCCGTTCCCTAGCCTCGATGAGCAAGCCGAAATCGTTCGCCGAGTCGAACTCCTCGTCGCCTTCGCCGACCGCCTGGAAGCCCGACTGCAAACCGCCCAGACCGCCGCGCAGCGCCTGACCCCCGCCCTCCTGGCCAAGGCGTTCCGGGGTGAGTTGGTGCCCCAGGACCCCAACGACGAGCCCGCTGCGGAGCTGCTCAAGCGCCTGGCCGCTGCACGCGACTCACAAGCCGCCAAACCTGCGAAGCGAGGGAGGTCTGCTGTAAAGACCTGA
- the zorA gene encoding anti-phage ZorAB system protein ZorA, with protein sequence MYEYKEVLGTIVHWSVGGLLAFAAVMFIIQFCLPAWRVKKELNQAMKQLAELKAAGPVLDLDRVEREVMQAPALLHCWSEFRDTLHAQKQANSLGMLEVVRWRQTSLANVYFTEQSLVDAPLRTEFYKHLPGILTGLGIIGTFTGLILGLNGFEVSDDAGQVRAGLKSLLDSVGGAFVVSGAAIALAMLVTTFEKLMINGRYTQVEQLCGLIDSLFDAGAGEEYLQRLVEASETSATQAMQMKESLVTDLKQVLTEISQQQIATMNANSLQLGSAITSSISEGLKEPLARISDAVQNVSGNQGEAVNKLLTDVLSGFMAQMEGMFGSQMTSVNEMLGQTAATIQQASMRFEALANQIQQAGTGAVEGMAQRMDEALQQMQARQSEANEHMRAFIDELKSSVAKGQSESAELTLGMMRELGDSTNALLKGLQQQAHSAQTEQAQQQASMAKHTGELLEAQADAVDDLTDAVEAAAGAMRDAIASLKTSTQQNIERMGTGAERLFQASNTLGDRLTDMRVASGSVTESLSGLNAASSTLTQALATTQSVLGDHKAVRDTLATMVRDLRETIETAKREGAMTAQLVGQLQKASETLGDAAMEADEYLGSVSEVLGQAHAEFAKHMETTLREGNRSFHQELAQATGYLKDAIRDLGDVVDSIPQTA encoded by the coding sequence ATGTACGAATACAAAGAAGTCCTGGGCACCATCGTGCACTGGAGCGTGGGGGGCCTGCTGGCGTTTGCCGCAGTGATGTTCATCATTCAGTTCTGCTTGCCCGCCTGGCGCGTGAAGAAGGAACTGAACCAGGCCATGAAGCAGCTGGCGGAGCTCAAGGCTGCCGGGCCGGTGCTGGACCTGGACCGTGTGGAGCGCGAGGTCATGCAGGCTCCCGCGCTGCTGCATTGCTGGAGCGAGTTTCGCGACACCTTGCACGCGCAGAAGCAGGCCAACAGCCTGGGCATGTTGGAGGTGGTGCGTTGGCGCCAGACCTCCTTGGCCAACGTCTATTTCACCGAGCAGAGCTTGGTGGATGCGCCGCTTCGAACCGAGTTCTACAAGCACTTGCCCGGCATCTTGACCGGGCTGGGCATCATCGGCACGTTCACGGGCTTGATCCTGGGCTTGAATGGGTTTGAGGTCTCGGACGATGCGGGCCAGGTGCGCGCGGGCTTGAAGAGCTTGCTGGACAGCGTGGGCGGGGCCTTCGTCGTGTCGGGTGCGGCGATTGCGCTGGCCATGCTGGTCACCACCTTCGAGAAGCTGATGATCAACGGCCGCTACACCCAGGTGGAGCAGCTGTGCGGCTTGATCGACAGCCTGTTCGATGCCGGCGCGGGCGAGGAGTATTTGCAGCGCCTGGTGGAGGCCAGCGAGACCTCGGCCACCCAGGCCATGCAGATGAAGGAGTCCCTGGTCACGGATCTGAAGCAGGTGCTGACCGAGATCAGCCAGCAGCAAATCGCCACCATGAACGCCAATAGCTTGCAGCTGGGCTCGGCGATCACCAGCAGCATCAGCGAGGGGCTGAAAGAGCCGCTGGCGCGCATCTCGGACGCAGTGCAGAACGTCAGCGGCAACCAGGGCGAGGCGGTCAACAAGCTGCTGACCGATGTGCTCTCGGGCTTCATGGCGCAGATGGAGGGCATGTTCGGCAGCCAGATGACCAGCGTGAATGAGATGCTGGGCCAGACCGCGGCCACCATCCAGCAGGCGTCGATGCGCTTTGAAGCGCTGGCAAATCAGATCCAGCAGGCCGGCACGGGGGCGGTGGAAGGCATGGCCCAGCGCATGGACGAAGCCCTGCAACAGATGCAGGCGCGGCAATCTGAGGCCAATGAGCATATGCGTGCCTTCATCGATGAGCTGAAGAGCAGTGTGGCCAAGGGGCAGTCGGAGTCCGCCGAGCTGACGCTGGGCATGATGCGGGAGCTGGGCGACAGCACCAATGCTTTGCTCAAGGGCTTGCAGCAGCAAGCGCACAGCGCGCAGACCGAACAGGCCCAGCAGCAGGCTTCGATGGCCAAGCACACAGGAGAGTTGCTGGAAGCCCAGGCCGATGCGGTGGATGATTTGACAGACGCCGTGGAGGCGGCCGCAGGCGCCATGCGCGATGCGATTGCCAGCTTGAAGACCAGCACGCAGCAGAACATCGAGCGCATGGGCACTGGCGCAGAGCGCTTGTTCCAGGCCAGCAACACGCTGGGCGATCGCCTGACGGATATGAGGGTGGCCTCGGGTTCGGTGACCGAGTCGCTGAGTGGCTTGAATGCAGCCAGCAGCACTTTGACTCAGGCCCTGGCCACCACCCAGTCAGTGCTGGGAGATCACAAGGCCGTGCGTGACACGCTGGCCACTATGGTGCGCGACTTGCGCGAGACCATTGAAACCGCCAAGCGTGAGGGGGCGATGACGGCGCAGTTGGTCGGTCAGCTTCAGAAAGCGAGCGAGACCCTGGGCGACGCTGCCATGGAAGCAGATGAATACTTGGGCTCTGTTTCGGAAGTGCTGGGGCAGGCCCATGCGGAGTTTGCCAAGCACATGGAAACCACCTTGCGTGAGGGCAACCGCAGCTTCCATCAGGAGCTGGCGCAAGCCACCGGCTACCTCAAGGACGCCATCCGCGACCTGGGCGATGTGGTGGACAGCATCCCGCAGACCGCTTGA